One Bradyrhizobium sp. CCGB12 genomic window carries:
- a CDS encoding NAD-dependent epimerase/dehydratase family protein: MIDLKGKRILVTGGAGFIGSHIVDQLCDEGCIEIVALDNMVRGRPANLKRALGRGPVRLVHGDIRDGKLMGALVKAADIVFHQAALRITHCAAEPRLAKEVMVDATFDLLELCVKHDVEKVIAASSASVYGMAEEFPTTERQNPYDNRTLYGAAKAFNEGLLRTFNDMYGLDYVAFRYFNVYGSRMDIHGRYTEVLIRWMERLEAGLPPVIFGDGQQTMDFVHVRDIARANVLAARAKVTDEVFNVGSGTETSLAQLAQALASVMGHPRLTPEFAPERSINPVPRRLASTGKAERLLGFRTTVSLEQGLADLVKWWRAERELTAVDQGQAAAS; encoded by the coding sequence TTGATCGATCTCAAGGGCAAACGCATTTTGGTTACGGGCGGAGCGGGGTTTATCGGCTCCCATATCGTCGATCAGTTGTGCGACGAAGGCTGCATCGAAATCGTCGCCCTCGACAACATGGTGCGAGGACGGCCGGCGAATCTCAAGCGAGCGCTGGGACGCGGACCGGTGCGGCTGGTCCACGGCGATATACGCGATGGCAAGTTGATGGGAGCCCTGGTTAAGGCGGCCGATATCGTATTTCATCAGGCCGCGCTGCGTATCACGCACTGCGCCGCTGAACCCCGCCTGGCCAAGGAAGTCATGGTGGATGCCACGTTCGATCTGCTTGAGCTCTGCGTCAAGCACGACGTCGAGAAGGTGATCGCAGCGTCTTCCGCATCCGTGTACGGCATGGCGGAGGAGTTTCCTACAACTGAGCGACAGAATCCCTACGACAACCGAACTCTTTATGGCGCGGCAAAGGCGTTCAACGAAGGCCTGCTTCGTACTTTTAACGACATGTACGGCCTTGATTACGTGGCGTTCCGTTACTTCAACGTCTATGGCAGCCGCATGGACATTCACGGGCGCTACACCGAGGTGCTGATCCGCTGGATGGAGCGGCTCGAAGCCGGTTTGCCGCCGGTCATTTTTGGCGATGGCCAACAAACCATGGATTTCGTGCACGTGCGCGACATTGCCCGTGCAAATGTACTGGCAGCCCGGGCAAAGGTGACCGACGAAGTGTTCAACGTGGGTAGCGGTACCGAAACGAGCCTGGCGCAGCTTGCTCAAGCCCTTGCTTCCGTGATGGGCCACCCCAGACTGACGCCCGAGTTCGCGCCGGAGCGCTCGATTAATCCGGTGCCGCGCCGGCTGGCTTCGACTGGAAAAGCGGAACGTCTGCTGGGTTTCCGCACCACTGTCTCGCTTGAGCAGGGGCTTGCAGATCTCGTTAAGTGGTGGCGCGCTGAACGCGAGCTCACTGCTGTGGACCAGGGACAGGCGGCGGCATCATGA
- a CDS encoding Gfo/Idh/MocA family protein translates to MQDGQLGIGVVGYGYWGPNLVRNFSTNPAARVVAVSDLDPGRLGAIKQLYPAVQTTARYEDLLKNPSIEAIAIATPVHTHYELAMAALRAGKHVLVEKPLAPSAEQAMLLIEEADRRGLTLMVDHTFLYTPAVQKIRELLLKRELGDIYYYDSTRSSLGLFQKDVNVIWDLAVHDISIIHHIFDEEPVAVSATGSCHVAGSPENMAHITLFFANACVAHVSVNWLSPVKVRQTFIGGSKKMIVYDDLEPTEKIKVYDKGITLDASSEDAHQLRIGYRAGDMWAPHISPQEALQTEVGHFVDCVRTGNQPISGGVSALRVIEVLEAASRSIAAQGKPIPLKQPHLVRERARATA, encoded by the coding sequence ATGCAAGATGGCCAGCTGGGAATCGGGGTCGTGGGATATGGCTATTGGGGCCCCAATCTCGTCCGCAATTTTTCGACCAACCCCGCCGCGCGCGTCGTCGCCGTAAGCGATTTGGACCCAGGTAGGCTCGGTGCAATAAAGCAGCTTTACCCGGCGGTGCAGACGACCGCGCGCTATGAGGATCTGCTCAAGAATCCCTCAATCGAGGCAATCGCAATCGCGACGCCGGTGCACACACATTACGAGCTGGCGATGGCGGCTTTGAGGGCCGGCAAGCACGTATTGGTCGAGAAGCCCCTCGCACCGAGCGCGGAGCAGGCCATGCTCCTGATCGAAGAGGCCGACCGGCGCGGATTGACGCTGATGGTCGACCACACCTTCCTCTATACCCCAGCGGTTCAGAAAATTCGTGAGCTACTGCTGAAGAGAGAGCTCGGAGACATCTATTATTACGATAGCACACGCTCGAGCCTGGGCTTGTTTCAAAAAGACGTAAACGTGATCTGGGACTTGGCGGTGCACGATATCTCCATCATCCACCATATCTTCGATGAGGAGCCGGTTGCGGTCTCGGCTACTGGGTCGTGCCATGTTGCAGGCTCGCCGGAGAACATGGCGCATATCACTTTATTCTTTGCCAACGCATGCGTGGCCCACGTGAGCGTCAACTGGCTCTCGCCTGTCAAAGTGCGCCAGACGTTCATTGGCGGCAGCAAGAAGATGATCGTTTACGACGATCTCGAGCCGACCGAAAAGATCAAGGTTTACGACAAGGGAATCACGCTCGATGCGAGCAGCGAGGATGCACACCAATTGCGAATTGGATATCGCGCCGGCGACATGTGGGCTCCGCATATCTCGCCTCAGGAGGCGTTGCAGACGGAAGTCGGGCATTTTGTCGATTGTGTGCGCACCGGTAACCAGCCGATTTCCGGCGGCGTCTCCGCATTGCGTGTGATTGAGGTGCTGGAGGCGGCGTCGCGCTCGATTGCCGCGCAGGGCAAGCCAATCCCCCTCAAGCAACCGCATCTGGTTCGGGAGCGCGCCCGGGCGACGGCCTAA
- a CDS encoding acyltransferase, with product MPITSDVQLGRDVRIFHPDLVNLYGCTVGDETRIGTFVEIQAGATIGARCKISSHSFICEGITIEDEVFVGHGVMFTNDKHPRATTADGRPQGASDWTLQRTRVCRGASIGSNATVLCGVTIGAGASVGAGAVVTRDVPPGAIVAGVPARRLFAEEEPVLRRERIVGQTP from the coding sequence ATGCCGATTACAAGTGATGTACAGCTTGGCCGCGATGTCAGGATCTTTCACCCGGATCTGGTCAATCTTTATGGCTGCACGGTCGGCGACGAGACCAGAATCGGCACTTTCGTCGAAATCCAGGCGGGTGCCACGATCGGAGCACGCTGCAAAATTTCGTCCCATAGCTTCATCTGCGAGGGAATCACGATTGAGGACGAGGTGTTTGTCGGCCATGGGGTGATGTTTACGAACGACAAGCATCCAAGGGCGACCACGGCGGATGGCCGGCCTCAAGGAGCCTCCGATTGGACGTTGCAGCGCACTCGTGTCTGCAGAGGAGCATCCATCGGCTCGAATGCAACAGTTCTGTGCGGTGTAACGATAGGCGCCGGCGCGTCCGTTGGTGCCGGGGCAGTAGTGACCAGGGACGTCCCGCCGGGCGCGATTGTCGCAGGAGTGCCTGCGCGACGGTTATTCGCTGAGGAAGAACCGGTTTTGCGGCGCGAGCGCATTGTTGGGCAAACGCCGTAA
- a CDS encoding DegT/DnrJ/EryC1/StrS aminotransferase family protein, with the protein MIPIAMPLLAEEEAEAARAAVLSGWVSQGPQVAAFEREFAAFVGAPFACAVSNCTTALQLALAALDIGPGDEVITASHSFIATANSVRNQGAIPIFVDVDPETYNIDPGRLADAITPRTRAIIAVHQMGMPCDLEALTALADRHGVTLIEDAACAAGSEIQIKENWERIGKPHGRIACFSFHPRKVITTGEGGMLTTADAELDSKFRLLRQHGMSVPDTVRHGSSQVIFEEYLVSGYNYRMTDMQAAIGRKQLQRLPELVARRRAVAARYTELLGNLEGLRLPAEPKWARSNWQSYCVRLPNRLDQRSVMQNLLDQGIATRRGIMCSHREPPYATAARRHDLRHSELSQDRSILLPIYAQMSEDDQARVANALMEELRPRVQSVIAI; encoded by the coding sequence ATGATACCGATCGCAATGCCACTCCTTGCCGAGGAAGAGGCCGAGGCGGCGCGAGCAGCCGTCCTCTCCGGCTGGGTGTCACAGGGCCCGCAAGTGGCCGCCTTTGAGCGTGAATTTGCCGCTTTCGTCGGTGCGCCTTTTGCATGCGCTGTGTCCAACTGTACGACGGCCCTGCAGCTTGCTCTGGCGGCTCTGGACATCGGACCAGGCGACGAGGTCATCACAGCAAGCCATTCGTTCATAGCAACGGCCAATTCAGTCCGAAATCAGGGTGCCATTCCGATCTTTGTAGACGTCGATCCGGAGACCTACAACATAGACCCGGGCCGGCTAGCGGATGCGATTACTCCGCGCACCCGCGCGATCATCGCGGTTCACCAGATGGGAATGCCCTGCGATCTGGAAGCCCTGACCGCTTTGGCGGATCGGCATGGCGTCACCCTGATCGAGGACGCGGCCTGCGCTGCCGGCAGCGAGATCCAGATCAAGGAGAACTGGGAGCGGATCGGCAAGCCGCACGGACGGATCGCCTGTTTTTCTTTTCATCCCCGCAAGGTGATCACGACCGGCGAGGGCGGGATGCTGACCACTGCGGATGCCGAGCTTGACAGCAAGTTCAGGCTCCTGCGCCAGCACGGGATGAGCGTTCCCGACACGGTGCGGCATGGCTCTTCCCAGGTGATCTTCGAAGAGTACCTTGTTTCCGGTTACAACTACCGGATGACCGACATGCAGGCCGCGATCGGGCGTAAACAGCTGCAGCGGCTGCCGGAACTGGTGGCACGCCGCCGCGCTGTCGCGGCCAGATATACCGAACTGCTTGGCAACCTTGAAGGTTTGAGGCTGCCGGCTGAGCCCAAATGGGCCAGATCCAACTGGCAAAGCTATTGCGTTCGCCTCCCCAACCGTCTCGATCAGCGCTCGGTCATGCAGAATTTGCTTGACCAGGGGATCGCGACGCGTCGCGGCATCATGTGTTCGCATCGCGAACCGCCTTACGCGACGGCGGCGCGGCGCCATGACCTTCGCCACTCAGAACTCTCACAGGATCGTTCGATCCTTCTGCCAATTTACGCGCAGATGAGCGAGGACGATCAAGCGCGGGTCGCGAATGCTTTAATGGAAGAGCTTCGTCCTCGAGTGCAGTCGGTGATCGCGATTTGA
- a CDS encoding oligosaccharide flippase family protein has protein sequence MNSVQRSILFSAADRYGSLVLFVVATAVLSRLLSPAEFGVYAVVNAIALVIAASFQEFGGGNYLIQKRDLTAEDVRSAFTITFVISGAIAGLLFLAADGLSQLFAQDSLKGAIEVSALNFLLLPVSGTISALLRRDMKFGTLAICNLVSGVAAALVSIGLAIAGLSYMAPVWGGLAGTVTLTLALLVGHRDPSALRPSLLAYRDVVSFGLYSSGVSVINIFYNLAPQLFLAKILDFASVGLYSRAINLTQVFDRLVTQVLNPVIMPAIVARRQAGEDLKVVYLESIQLLSVAQWPFLVFVAFMARPIIAIWLGPTWLEIVPLVRLLCIANMALFAACLSYPVLVAVGSVRDALISSFISLPPSLLVVLGASFFGVQAVAGAALLTLPFQAAVAIYFISRHLRFGLKDLVQALMRSVLVTAATAFGLAVCTALMAAGLLTPLAGLALATCAAAFCWWLGLLLTGHPLLHQLHQAVAGLARITPRLRLSRSPL, from the coding sequence ATGAATTCGGTCCAACGTTCCATTCTGTTTTCGGCGGCCGATCGCTATGGCAGCCTTGTCCTGTTCGTTGTGGCGACTGCGGTCCTTTCCCGCTTGTTGTCGCCAGCGGAATTCGGAGTCTATGCGGTCGTCAACGCCATCGCACTGGTGATTGCGGCCTCCTTCCAGGAGTTCGGAGGCGGAAATTATCTGATTCAGAAGCGCGACTTGACGGCGGAAGATGTCCGCTCGGCCTTCACCATCACGTTCGTCATTTCGGGCGCAATTGCTGGTCTTCTGTTCCTCGCCGCGGACGGTCTGTCGCAGTTGTTCGCGCAGGACAGCCTCAAGGGAGCCATCGAGGTCTCGGCCCTGAACTTTCTGCTCCTGCCGGTGTCCGGAACGATTTCTGCCTTGCTACGAAGAGACATGAAATTCGGAACGTTGGCCATTTGCAACTTGGTATCTGGTGTGGCGGCGGCTCTGGTCTCGATTGGACTTGCGATAGCAGGGTTGAGCTATATGGCCCCGGTCTGGGGTGGTCTGGCAGGAACCGTGACCCTGACTCTGGCGCTATTGGTAGGCCATCGAGATCCCAGCGCGCTGCGTCCCTCGCTTCTCGCCTACCGCGACGTTGTCAGTTTTGGCCTTTATTCCAGTGGGGTCAGCGTCATCAATATCTTCTACAACTTGGCGCCCCAGCTGTTTTTGGCTAAAATCCTCGACTTTGCATCCGTCGGTCTGTACAGCCGCGCGATCAATTTGACGCAGGTTTTTGACAGGCTTGTCACGCAGGTCCTGAACCCCGTCATCATGCCGGCGATTGTCGCAAGGCGCCAAGCCGGGGAGGACTTGAAGGTCGTTTACCTTGAGTCGATCCAACTGCTTTCCGTCGCGCAATGGCCTTTCCTGGTGTTCGTCGCCTTCATGGCCCGGCCGATCATTGCGATTTGGCTCGGTCCGACCTGGCTGGAGATCGTGCCGCTCGTGCGCCTGCTGTGTATTGCGAACATGGCACTTTTTGCGGCGTGCTTGAGTTATCCGGTCCTCGTCGCCGTTGGAAGCGTTCGGGATGCGTTGATCTCCTCCTTCATCTCGCTACCGCCGTCGCTTCTTGTCGTTCTGGGCGCATCCTTCTTTGGCGTGCAGGCAGTGGCCGGAGCCGCACTCTTGACGCTGCCTTTTCAGGCGGCGGTCGCGATTTACTTTATCAGCCGGCACCTACGCTTCGGGCTAAAGGATCTAGTGCAGGCGCTGATGAGGAGCGTACTCGTGACGGCGGCAACTGCATTCGGCCTCGCCGTCTGTACGGCGTTGATGGCGGCTGGATTGCTGACGCCCCTGGCTGGGCTCGCGTTGGCAACGTGCGCTGCGGCGTTTTGCTGGTGGCTGGGACTGCTACTGACTGGTCACCCCTTGCTGCATCAGCTTCATCAGGCGGTGGCGGGTCTTGCTCGCATTACGCCAAGGCTGCGACTATCGCGTTCGCCCCTGTAA
- a CDS encoding glycosyltransferase, translating into MAKIDIFVPCYNYGRFLRACVDSVLEQSVRDLRVLIIDDASSDDSLSVARELAQADSRVSVIAHPENRGHIRTYNEGIEWTAADYCLLLSADDLLVGGALERAVEIMDANPDIVLTYGECVAWHDDLPLPIIEPIQKYTWTRRDLLSEMCATSMNTVPTPTAIARTRVQKAIGGYRPSLPHAGDLEMWLRFAASGSVARINAVQAIYRKHSTAMSNAYFAEMTSDYRQCQLAFESFFNEYEDRLGASHGLRKLSSRALAERVFRHGIGLLRRGRVNDGLRLMRQAMAMDRRLRYLPPLWRVLKIPGEDGRRWALSVIRRMPGMLSGRSPATSKISLPPERHSG; encoded by the coding sequence ATGGCCAAGATCGATATCTTTGTTCCCTGCTACAACTATGGGCGCTTCCTGCGAGCATGTGTAGACAGTGTTCTTGAGCAGTCGGTTCGCGACTTGAGAGTCCTCATCATCGACGATGCGTCGTCTGATGATTCCTTATCGGTAGCCAGGGAATTGGCGCAGGCCGATTCCCGCGTCAGCGTCATCGCGCACCCGGAGAACAGAGGTCACATCCGGACGTACAACGAGGGCATTGAATGGACTGCGGCCGACTATTGCTTGCTGCTGTCCGCGGATGACCTGCTGGTTGGCGGCGCACTCGAGCGGGCCGTGGAAATCATGGACGCGAATCCAGACATCGTTCTAACATACGGAGAATGTGTAGCATGGCATGATGATCTTCCGCTTCCGATCATCGAGCCAATTCAGAAATACACTTGGACGCGCCGTGACCTCCTGAGCGAAATGTGCGCCACCTCAATGAACACCGTTCCAACGCCGACGGCGATCGCTCGAACGCGCGTCCAAAAGGCCATTGGTGGCTACCGGCCGTCGCTCCCGCACGCCGGCGATTTGGAGATGTGGCTTCGTTTCGCGGCAAGTGGCTCGGTCGCGCGTATTAATGCGGTGCAGGCAATCTATCGAAAGCACTCTACCGCGATGTCCAACGCGTATTTTGCTGAAATGACGTCTGACTATCGCCAGTGTCAACTCGCGTTCGAAAGCTTCTTCAATGAATATGAGGATCGTCTTGGTGCCTCGCACGGCTTGAGAAAGCTGTCTAGTCGCGCGTTGGCCGAGCGAGTATTCCGCCACGGGATCGGCTTGCTGCGCCGGGGCCGCGTCAACGACGGCCTCCGCCTCATGCGCCAGGCTATGGCTATGGACCGCAGGCTGCGTTACCTTCCTCCACTCTGGCGAGTGCTGAAGATCCCGGGCGAGGACGGCCGTCGATGGGCTTTGTCCGTCATCAGAAGAATGCCGGGTATGCTGTCAGGGCGGTCGCCTGCAACATCGAAAATTTCGCTTCCGCCCGAACGGCATAGCGGCTGA
- a CDS encoding acyltransferase, whose translation MDRESKFEARNRNNFNILRVIAASLVVLSHGYELPTGAVQHDWAFYFTGRALSWYAVNLFFVISGYLIFASWERNPSPLSFFWARFLRIVPGLFVMLVTTVLVLGASFSTLPFFQYIVDYRTLQYLLGCLSVIAVRYELPGVFVDNPNEAVNGSLWTLRYEVFCYVCVAAIGMTGLLKVPGRRMRFLVAGILASSLALIFLDIRGVHPSEGKLAMAYELARLTMCFQLGGLYSDLRHRLPLKFVVVVGLLAVMIASVGTPLFAPVASITIAYAAMWLAFVPDGEWIAWTRSAPDYSYGIYIYAFPIQQALIAAMPTISPFSTFALGFCLTVVPAALSWHFVERPAITHKQLRSLQARTKPTPIAG comes from the coding sequence ATGGACCGCGAATCTAAATTCGAGGCGCGTAACAGAAATAACTTCAATATCTTGCGAGTAATCGCAGCAAGCTTGGTCGTCCTGTCTCACGGATACGAGCTTCCTACGGGCGCGGTACAGCACGATTGGGCGTTTTACTTCACCGGCCGGGCGCTGAGTTGGTATGCGGTGAACCTCTTTTTCGTCATTTCCGGCTATCTGATCTTCGCGAGCTGGGAGCGAAATCCTTCCCCACTATCATTCTTCTGGGCTCGCTTCCTCCGGATCGTTCCGGGCCTATTCGTGATGTTGGTCACCACTGTATTGGTGTTGGGAGCCAGTTTTTCCACATTGCCCTTTTTTCAGTACATCGTTGACTATCGAACGCTCCAGTATCTGTTGGGATGCCTCAGTGTTATCGCCGTAAGATACGAACTACCTGGTGTGTTTGTCGACAACCCCAATGAAGCCGTAAACGGGTCTCTTTGGACGCTTCGCTATGAGGTCTTCTGCTACGTGTGCGTCGCCGCCATCGGCATGACTGGCCTCCTTAAGGTACCAGGCAGACGAATGAGGTTCCTGGTTGCCGGCATTCTGGCGAGCTCGCTAGCGCTCATTTTCCTCGATATTCGCGGCGTCCATCCGTCAGAAGGCAAGCTGGCGATGGCCTATGAACTCGCCCGTTTAACCATGTGCTTCCAACTGGGCGGGCTTTACAGCGATCTTCGACACAGACTGCCGCTCAAGTTCGTCGTAGTTGTTGGGTTGCTCGCGGTGATGATAGCGAGCGTTGGAACGCCCCTTTTTGCTCCCGTCGCAAGCATTACAATTGCATATGCGGCGATGTGGCTCGCGTTTGTTCCCGATGGAGAATGGATCGCGTGGACCAGATCTGCTCCGGATTATTCGTATGGCATCTATATTTACGCTTTTCCCATACAACAAGCGCTGATCGCGGCAATGCCTACCATTTCACCGTTTAGCACTTTCGCGCTTGGATTTTGCCTGACCGTTGTCCCTGCGGCGTTGTCCTGGCATTTCGTTGAAAGGCCGGCGATCACTCACAAGCAACTTCGTTCGTTGCAGGCACGGACCAAGCCAACACCAATCGCAGGATGA
- the wecC gene encoding UDP-N-acetyl-D-mannosamine dehydrogenase, translating to MPEFRKINVVGLGYIGLPTAALIASRGLQVVGIDTNERIVETVASGKIHIAEPDLDGLVSKVVSSGALTTSRTAQPADVFIIAVPTPIDRESRPDLSSVNAAVDNIVDLLAPGNLVILESTSPIGTTEAIAKRIVERRPDLRIGVNGKEDGAIYVAYCPERVLPGRILTELINNDRCIGGITPTCTRLAQRFYKMFVRGACVGTTARAAELVKLTENAFRDTNIAFANELSLICDRFDINVWEVIDIANRHPRVNVLRPGPGVGGHCIAVDPWFIIDSAPDLARVMRTSREVNNAKTLKIIERAEALIDDHPYASVACCGLTFKANVDDVRESPAMEIATHLAAKYGERIKVVEPNLRRLPPQLADHRVAFVNIDEALRSCEIAVLLVDHDEFKMVPLAERRHLDVIDTRGIWQDMPART from the coding sequence ATGCCTGAATTTCGAAAGATCAATGTCGTTGGACTTGGCTATATTGGGCTGCCCACTGCCGCATTGATTGCGAGCCGAGGGCTGCAGGTGGTCGGCATAGACACCAATGAGCGGATTGTTGAGACGGTTGCATCTGGCAAAATTCACATTGCCGAGCCCGATCTCGACGGTCTCGTCTCCAAGGTCGTGTCGAGTGGCGCTCTGACGACGTCCAGAACGGCACAGCCGGCCGACGTTTTCATCATCGCAGTACCGACGCCGATCGATCGCGAGAGCCGTCCCGACTTGTCGAGCGTGAATGCCGCAGTCGACAACATCGTGGATCTCCTCGCGCCTGGCAATCTTGTCATTCTCGAATCGACATCACCGATTGGGACGACCGAAGCCATCGCAAAGCGGATCGTCGAGCGCAGGCCGGATCTCCGCATCGGAGTGAACGGCAAGGAGGACGGAGCGATCTACGTCGCTTACTGCCCCGAGCGGGTGCTGCCGGGACGGATATTGACCGAGCTTATCAACAATGACAGGTGCATCGGCGGCATCACGCCGACCTGCACCCGGCTCGCTCAACGCTTCTATAAGATGTTCGTTCGCGGTGCTTGCGTCGGCACGACGGCGCGAGCGGCCGAGCTGGTCAAGCTGACGGAAAACGCCTTCCGCGATACCAACATCGCATTTGCCAATGAACTCTCGCTAATTTGCGACAGGTTCGACATCAATGTCTGGGAGGTGATCGATATCGCCAACCGCCACCCTCGCGTGAACGTATTGCGCCCCGGACCGGGAGTGGGTGGGCACTGTATCGCAGTCGACCCTTGGTTCATCATCGACTCTGCCCCCGATCTCGCACGCGTGATGCGAACGAGTCGGGAAGTGAATAACGCCAAGACGCTCAAGATCATCGAGCGCGCAGAGGCGCTGATCGACGATCACCCCTATGCGAGCGTCGCCTGTTGCGGACTGACATTCAAAGCCAACGTCGACGATGTGCGTGAAAGCCCGGCCATGGAGATCGCGACGCATCTCGCGGCGAAATATGGCGAACGAATCAAGGTTGTCGAACCGAATCTGCGACGTCTTCCTCCTCAGTTGGCCGATCATCGTGTCGCGTTCGTGAACATCGATGAAGCTCTGCGCAGTTGCGAAATCGCGGTTCTTCTCGTCGATCATGATGAATTCAAGATGGTGCCGTTGGCGGAACGCCGGCACCTGGACGTCATCGATACGCGCGGCATATGGCAGGATATGCCGGCGCGGACATAA
- a CDS encoding DegT/DnrJ/EryC1/StrS aminotransferase family protein, whose translation MIPFLDLKAQYTQIKPEIDAAVARVIGSAHFVLGPEVTAFEERFAEYCQTAHCRAVNSGTSALHLALLAAGIGPGDEVITVSMTFVATTAAILYSGAKPVFVDVDPDTWTMNPALIEAAITPRTKAIMPVHLHGQMADMDPIMSIARRHGLVVIEDAAQAHGAEYKGRRAGSIGDLGCFSFYPGKNLGAFGEGGAVVTNQPDLVRRVSLLRDWGQEAKYKHVVAGYNYRMDGIQGAVLNVKMNHIDSWTDARRSLAERYDRLLSDIQLACPQPPRYSRHVYHVYAVRLSRRDDALRSLRDAGIDVGIHYPVPVHLQKAYAELGYQPGDLPVTEMLANEFLSLPIYPELLPEQVAEVVSTLKRVAPLEFARGVDRERDQIPAEPSNRRAS comes from the coding sequence TTGATACCATTTCTGGATTTGAAGGCCCAATACACCCAAATCAAGCCTGAGATCGACGCCGCGGTGGCGCGGGTCATCGGAAGCGCGCATTTCGTGCTCGGTCCCGAGGTGACGGCGTTCGAGGAGCGCTTTGCCGAGTATTGCCAGACCGCTCATTGCCGTGCGGTGAACAGCGGTACGTCGGCACTGCACCTTGCGCTGCTCGCGGCCGGCATTGGCCCGGGCGATGAAGTCATCACGGTTTCGATGACCTTCGTTGCGACGACGGCGGCCATTCTCTACAGCGGTGCCAAACCGGTGTTCGTCGACGTCGATCCCGATACATGGACGATGAATCCTGCCTTGATTGAGGCTGCGATAACGCCACGGACGAAGGCGATCATGCCGGTTCACCTGCATGGACAGATGGCCGACATGGATCCAATCATGTCGATTGCCCGCCGTCATGGTCTGGTCGTCATCGAGGATGCGGCGCAGGCGCACGGTGCGGAATACAAGGGGCGCCGCGCCGGTTCGATCGGCGATCTCGGGTGCTTCAGCTTCTATCCCGGCAAAAATCTTGGCGCGTTTGGCGAGGGTGGGGCAGTCGTAACCAATCAGCCCGATCTCGTGCGCCGCGTGTCGCTGCTGCGGGACTGGGGTCAGGAGGCCAAGTACAAGCACGTTGTTGCCGGATACAATTACCGCATGGACGGCATCCAGGGCGCGGTGCTGAACGTCAAGATGAATCATATTGATTCCTGGACGGACGCGCGCCGTTCGCTCGCCGAGCGATACGATCGATTGTTGTCAGATATTCAATTGGCTTGCCCCCAGCCGCCCCGGTACAGCCGCCACGTCTATCACGTGTATGCCGTCAGGTTGTCGCGGCGCGACGACGCGCTCAGATCGCTGCGGGATGCCGGCATCGACGTCGGGATCCATTATCCGGTTCCGGTTCATCTGCAAAAGGCATACGCCGAGCTTGGCTATCAGCCTGGCGATCTCCCCGTCACGGAGATGCTCGCGAACGAGTTCCTCTCGCTTCCCATCTATCCGGAGCTGTTGCCGGAGCAGGTTGCCGAAGTCGTCTCCACTCTAAAGAGGGTGGCGCCGCTGGAGTTCGCACGGGGTGTTGACCGCGAGCGGGATCAAATTCCAGCAGAGCCCAGCAATAGGAGGGCGTCTTGA